One window of Candidatus Thorarchaeota archaeon genomic DNA carries:
- a CDS encoding PDZ domain-containing protein, with product AFAVPTSTLIKEIHSLMSDGKYEGHSYLGVEGTDMTYDSAQQLGVGVTYGWIIRNVVSNGPSYNKLAANDIIIAMNETQIRNGDEFAGYLEENTLPQDTLNLKIMRKTGSNWQETYVAIVLGKRPEPNV from the coding sequence GCCTTCGCCGTCCCAACAAGCACTCTAATCAAAGAAATACATTCCCTAATGTCCGATGGCAAATACGAAGGGCATTCATATCTTGGCGTGGAAGGAACAGACATGACATATGATTCAGCTCAACAACTGGGCGTAGGCGTGACTTATGGCTGGATTATCAGAAATGTTGTGTCAAACGGGCCTTCTTACAATAAGCTGGCGGCTAACGATATTATAATTGCAATGAACGAAACTCAGATCAGAAATGGAGACGAATTCGCCGGCTATCTAGAAGAAAACACACTACCACAAGACACACTCAATTTGAAGATAATGAGGAAAACAGGTTCAAATTGGCAGGAAACATACGTAGCCATAGTGTTGGGAAAAAGACCAGAACCAAATGTCTAG